Part of the Streptomyces europaeiscabiei genome is shown below.
ACGGCCGTCTTGCCGGTGCCCGGGGCACCCTCCACGCAGACGGAGGTGCCGAGATCCGCCCGCACCAGCTCGTCCTGCTCCGGCTGGATGGTGGCGGCGATGTCCCGCATGGGACCGAGCCGGGGCCGCTCGATCTCGACGGCGAGAAGACTTCCCGGGTTTCCTGGGCCGTCTCGGCCGCCTCGGCAGCCTCGGCCGTCATGGCCGTCATGGCCGTCATGGCCGTCATGGCCGTCTCGGCAGCCTCGGCCGTCATGGCCGCCTCGGCAGCCGTCCGGTGCGGCGGAGCCCCGGCCGGTCGGGGTGGCACGACGGTCCAGGTGCTCGTCCTCCAGCCCCGTGAGGTCGGCCGACTCCCCTCGGCTGCCCTGCGCCCACCCGAAGCGACGCCGGACGGCGACACCCTGGGGATCACGGGAACTCGCCTGGTAGAAGGCCCGCGACACCGGCGCCCGCCAGTCCACGACGAGGGGCGGCACGGCCGGATCCTCACTGATCCGCAGCCGCCCGACGTGATAGCTCTGCCCGGCGTGGTCGATATTCGCGTGATCGGCGTTCATGCGGTCGTCGAAGTCGAGCCGCCCGAAGAACAACGGCCCCTCCGGCAGCTCACGCATCTCCTTGGCACGGCTGCGCAGCCGGTACCCGAGCACCTCGGCGTCGGCCCCCGACGCGGAGACGTCCTCGCCGACGACGACCTGCTCCCCCGCCCCCTCGACCATGGCGGCGAGGGCGGCGCGGCAGGTGTCGTGGTACGCACGCTCGCGGACGAGAGCGTGCCGGAGGGCGGGGTCGGTGGCAGGTTCGACAGACGTCATTCCGCCGAGCGTACCGAATAACGTGACCGAGTTAAATTATTTACCGAGACTCATCTCTCGGGAGCCCGCCACCCTCAGGCCGCCCGGACCGAGAGAACATCGAGAGGACAACGCACGCGCCCCCTCAGACCGCCCCGAGCGGAAGCGCCCCCTCCAGCCGCCCGAACACCCGCTCGGCGGCGGCAACGGCGTCCCGCTCGACCTCCTCCACCGGCTCCCCCCGCTCGACCCGCCGCCGGTTCTCCTCCGCGAGCACCCGCCGTACGGTCACGATCTGCCCGGCGGCGACCCGCGCGTCGAGCCCACCCCCGAGCACCTCGGCGAGCGCGGCCTCGGCCCGCTCCAGATGTCCATGGGCCCGCGCGACCAGCGACGGCGTCCCGTAGAGGAGCCGATGGAACGCGAGCACCTGCGGATGGTCGTTCAACCCGGTCACCGGGTCCCGCCGGGCCAGCCCCGCCAGGAAGTGCGCCCGGACCGCCCCCACCACCGACTCCCCCTCGGCCCGCCCCGCGACCACCCGCGCCGTCTCGTCCTCGTGATCGGCGATCCGGTACAGCACGAGGTCCTCCTTCGCCGGGAAGTACCGGAAGAGCGTCGGCTTCGAGATCTCCGCCGCCGCGGCCACCTCGGCCACGGACACCGCGTCGAACCCCTTCTCGAGAAACAGCCGGATCGCGACCTCCGACACGCTCTCGTACATCCGCCGCTTCTTACGCTCCCGCAGGCCGGTCTCACTCATACGGTCGAGCCTACGCAGATCGGGCCTCCGTCTCAGACTCCCGTGCCTCGGGGCCAGGCCGGCCGCACCGCCAACCGCCAGAGGTCGTCGAAGTGTTTGTTCCAGGTCGTCACCGCGGCCTTGGCGTCGTCGGTTTCCTCCACCGACCAGACGTTCAGGTCGGTGAGGTAGCCCTTGGGGTCGTAGTACTCCGGGTCCGAGCCATAGCCCACGGTGCGGGCGGCCACGTCGTACAGCCCGTGCAGCACCAGCTCCCGGTTGAAAATGCAGATCTTGTCCCGCGGTATGCCGGGATAGAAGCGGTACTCGCACTCGGCCGTCACCCGCCCCCCGACGCTCAGTCTGTGAGCGATCGCCGACAGCCTCTGGTCGTACTCCTGACATTTGAGTTCCAGGCGCTTGCGGAACTCCTCGTCGTCGACCGGTTCACCTCCCGGACCCACTCGTGAGGGGACGGTCATGGACTGCTGGAAGTCGGGGACCAGGAACCGGACCAGGACGTGCCGCGTCGGGCCGGGGTCGTCCAGAAGGCCTTCCAACCGGTGGTAGAGCTCGTTGTAGAGCGTCTCCCCCGTGTATCCAAGGAAGCTGATCTCCACCGTCCGCGTGTGGAACGCGTCCGTCACGAAACCACCCAGTTCGCGCGACTTCACCTGGGCACGCATGGGCGCCCGGAGGGAGCTCGCGAGATCCTTCACGGTGTCGTACAGCACATAACCCACAAGGCCGAGCAGGGCGCCACCGAGGAACACCTTGCCCTGCAGCGCTTCGCCCACGGGTTTCACGAACTGGGCGGTGAGTCCCGTGACAAAGATCCCGAACAACAGCAGACGAGTGGCCACGGGCTCGATGCGCGTCTGGAACCGTTTGAAGCGCTCACCGACACCCCCATCGGGCGGCCTGTTCCCCCCACCGGACATCCCGACCCTCCCCCGTCTCGCAGCACGCGGCTGCGTGTCAGCCTTCCGCGGCCCTGCCCGTCCTACCGGTTCCATCGTCGAGGCGGGGCAGCGCCTCGGCAAGATAGGGGTTGGTGGGCTTCACTCCCAGCCCGAGCGAGGCGGTCGCCGCGGCCAGGGTCATGGCATAGGTATCCACCGCCCGACGGACGTTGGGGGCGTCCAGACTGTCGCCGGTGACCAGCCGGTCCAGGTCCACATAGGCGGAGCGGACCGTCTCGATCCACCGGTACACGCGCCAGTCGTCGTGCCATCCCTTGGTGCAGTCCTCCGGCAGTATCCGGGACCAACGGGTGAACAGTCGGTCCCGGATCTCCGGGAGCGTGGGAGTCAGGTGCATGTGGCGCACCAGGTCGTACAGCGGATCACCCACCATCGCCATCTCCCAGTCGATGAGGGTCAGCCCGGTACCACCACTTCGGCGCACCAGGTTCCAGGGGTTGAGATCGCCGTGCAGCAGAACGGACCGGCGCGGGGTCACCAGGTGCCGGTCGAGAAGTTCACCGAGCCGGCGGATGTTTCCGGGGAGCCCCAACTCCCTCGCGAGCGCGAGGGTTTCCTTGGGGAGTTGGTCGACCATACGAAGCAGTTCGTTGCGCAGCCCCTGCCAGAAGTCGTGGCCCAGCGTGTCCGAACCCAGCTCCTCGCAGTCGACCCGGGTCAACTCGCAGAGCTGGTCGACGAGATCGTCCGCCTCATGCGGCAGCAAGCCCTCCTCCGGATGGTCCGGGTGCCGGATCTCGCCCTCCGGCCCCTCGTACGTGTGGATGGTGAACCGATCACTCAGACTCGGATGGCTGTCTCCCAGGGCCAGCACTCGTGGCGCCCGCACCTTCACCCCGGACTTCTCGATGGCGATCAGGACGGCGTGCTCGTTCAGAAAGCGCCGCTCCCGGGGGTTGGCCGACCCCACGTTCCGTCGCACCATGACCGGGAAGGGAATGCCCCGGACCTGCACGGCCGTACTGAGATGGGCGGTCCCCTTGAACACATGGTCGGCCGAGGCGGCACCCTCCGCGAACAGCGCGTCCCTGACGGCCCATGCCGGGAACTTCGGGTGCAGCTGAACCCTCTTGTCGGCCCGCCAGGGGATGGACTGCACTCTCCTGCCTCCGATGTGCTGCCTTCCGTTGGACACATACCAACTCACGAGAATCCGTTCGATGACTCTCAGGTCCGGCACGCTCTTGAGCCCCAGGGGCTCCTCGGCCACCAGTAGTGCCCGGTGCACCGCGTGGGTCGCGGCATCGACGTCCCGCTGATCGAGGTGCCCGTCGAGCGAGGTCACCGCGCGCATCACATCGGGGTAGACGGACTGGGCCTGCTCGAAGGCGACGTAGTGCCTCAGATCTCGCTCGACACCGTTGACCGCCTTGCTGCACCTCTGCTCCATGGCCGCCCGCCACGCGTCCGTCACCTCGACCCACTGCTCCCGGGGGTACGCCGTCCGCACGAGATGTGTGGCGAGGTCGTGCACCGGGTCGCCGTAGGTCGCCAGTTCCCAGTCGACGCAGATCAGCGGAGGGTCACCGTGGTAGGAGAAGATCACATTGTCACGGTGCAGATCCGTGTGGAGCAGGCTGAAGGGACGGCTGACCATCGCCGGCACCCTCTCCGCGAACCGCACCATCGCGTCGTCAGGAATGCCGAGCGAGGCGAACAGCCCTCCGAACCTGCGCCAGTTGGGCTGCCTGATCTGTTCCTCGGTCGCGAGCGCAAGAGTCCGGAGAAAGGCCCGGCTGTCCCGGCTGGTCCGAGGCCAGGACTGCGGCAGCGGAGGCAAGTCCTTCCTCTTCACCTGCGTCATGTCCGCCAACAGGCCGGCGAGAGCGGAGATCAGATGGGGCTCCAACGGCTTGCCACTGCGGCAGATGGTGGAGAGCGGCACGCCCTGCACATAGCTCAGGACAGTCACGTCCCCGTGTTTGACCAGGCACTGCGGAACATGAGGCAGCGCACCGCGGATAGACCTGAGGATCTCCGCCTCGTCCTGCCAGGTCCTGATCACGACGGGCAGCGCGTGGCGCATTCTGCGCCGGACGGTGACACGGTCATGGCGGGCCAGAGCCGGAAGTCCGAGGCTGATCTCCTCCGACGGCCGCACGACGTAGTTCAGGTTGTGGTGGCCCCGGCTGGACTCCCCCTCGGTCCTCGCGTACGCCACAAGGCTGCTGAACGCGTCGTCCAGCTCCGTCCTCGGAGCGGAAGGCCCGGGCACTGGCGAACGGCCCAAAGGTCACTCCTGAAAGATTGTGCATCGCGGTGTGCATGCGCCGCGAAATGAGTGGGCACACTGTAGTGCTCCGAGCTCGGGCAGCTTGACCAAGTCGGAAAATCAGCGCCGGAGTGTGACTTCCACCACCAGTGGGCTCACCGTACCCATCCGCGCATCGACCCGCGCGATTCAGGACGTCGAGGCGAGCCGTTCCCAGCAGGAGTCGAACCAGGTCTGCATGCTCTCCATGAACACCGACCCGGTGGAGTTGGGGTCGCCCTCGTCGTTGACGTGCCGGGTCAGGGTCGAGCCCAGACCGAGCACGTCCAGTGCCTCGATCTCCGTCCCGTCGTCGAGAAGGATGGGACGCTCCACCACCTCGTACGGGCCGAACAGCGCCTCCACGCCCCTGCGCAGATAGAGCTTGAAGGTGGGGACCAGTGGGACGGTCCGCACCTCCACCTCCACGGACGGCACCAGGCCCTCCGTCCTCAGGTTTTGCAGCGCCAGGCGCGACGAGGTCGTGTGTCGTCGGGTGATTTCCCGGAGCCGCTCCTGTAGCTGGCCCTGCAACCGGTCCAATTGGCCTGCCTCGCCCAACTCGGCGACGGGGTTCCTGGCCCGGGGGTACGGCAGCTCCAGCGATCCGTCGGGCTGCAGCATCCGCAGCTCGATGCGTTGCGGAGGAGCGAGCTCACCGGTACGGATGCGCTCGGCCTGCAACCGCACATGGGCGTCGAGGCTTTCGGACGTCAGGGTGAAGACGTCCAGCCGCACGACGGGCTGCGCGAAGGCCCTGGTGACGAACGGCCCCAGCGCGGCGCGCAGCCTAGGCGCCGCCTGCGGCTCGCGTCCCGAGTGGATCGGGCTCTTCACCACCCGGGAGCCGCTGCCCTGACGGGACTCGATCCATCCCTCGTTCTTCAGCTCACGCAACACACGCTGCACGGTGTCACGCGAAACCCTGAACTCGTCGGCGAGTTCGCGCTGCGTCGGCAGAGTGGTGTCCAGGGCGTACGTGCCGTCGGCGATACGGGTGCGCAGATCTTCCAGAAGGGCGTTGAACCCCTTCCCGCCGCCATCACCACGTTCTCCGCTCACACCGCGACCGTACCTCCATGGCGGAGCGACCAAACCACGGTCAGTCATATTGGCGGCCCAGTTGGCTGGTTGACTGCAACAAATCGAGAAGAGCCGTTAAGGGATCAACCAGTCCGGGCACATCAAATATGCGGCAACCAGTCCAATTGGACTGGTAGTTGATTGGCTGTCATGGATGAGGAGGGGGTGGGCTCTTGTGGCGTTCTTGCAACTGCTTTTGACCGTGACGGTGCTCGGGGTGGAGCAACTGTTGAAAATCCGGTACGGAGCCCTGGGGCTCACCTTCCTCGTGCTGTTCAGCATCGGTGTCAGGACCCGCAACACCACGTTCCTGTCCGCCAGTGCCGTGGTCTTCCTGCTGTTGATGGCTCAGGCCTGAGACCTCAGCACACTCAGCACGGGCTGCAACGAACGTACGACGACCTCCGCGCCCGCACTTCTCAGCAGCTTCTCCTTTCGGTCGTTTCGCGCGTAGCCGAGGAACGGCACTCCGGCCCGCGTGGCGGCAACGCAGTCCGTAGGGGCGTCACCGATCATCAGGGCCGCAGAAGGAGGGGCGCCCAGGGCGTTCAGAGCCCGGTTCAGACAGTGCGGGTCCGGCTTCAGCAGATCGAGATCGCTGGTGCGCCCGTACAGGTGCGGGACGAAGCACTCGGCGAGACCACGGCCTTCGAGGTAGTTCAGCACCGTACGCGCCGAGTTGTTGCTGGCCACCGCGAGCCGGCCGCCCTTCGCGGACCAGGTGCGTATCAGCGGATCGGCATACGCGGTGGGCATCGCGGAGGCGACCGCCTTGAGTTCCTGCCGGGTGAGCCGCTCTTCCAGCTCCGTCACCAGATCGCTGCGCGGATGCCTCCTGTTGACCGCGTACAGCACGACCATCGGGTCGGAGTGGACCCGCTCCTCGTCGGTGAGGAGCCCGCTCAGCCCCTGCCCCTCCAACCAGGCCACCAGATCCTTCGCGACCTGCTCCGCCGTGTGCCCGGCGAAGAGCCGGCAGATGGGCCCGTCGAAGTCGAAGAGAACGTAACGAACAGGGGTGATCAGTGCTCGCAGAATCTCTGTCTCTACTGTCACCGGTTCAGTCTGCGTCGTATCAGGAGTCACTAGGAGAGTGTCAGGTCCGTCGTGATGGTTTCCCAGAGCGCGTTGAACCACAGTTGCGACTGCTCCACGAACGCGGCGTCACGGGGCCCGGTCTCCTTCTCGAAGGAGAAGAGGAGGGACTGGGTGCCGAAGGCGTCGTACATCTGCAGGGGGCCGTCCGCCATCTGCTCCTCGCGCTGCATGAGCATGTAGTAGGCGATCAGGGCTTCCTGGCCGTTGAGGAGGTAGAGCTTGACGGGCGGGGTGAAGGGGAGGGCGCGGAAGGTCACGCGGACGTCGAGCTGGTGGGACGTGCGCAGGGCCAGGAGGTTGTGGCGCAGGACGCGGATCTGGGCGTTGCGCTGGTCGAGCCAGCGCTTGTGGACCGGGTCCTCCTCGTCGTCCTCGCCCCGCCCCTCCACGGGGACCGGGAACGCCAGGTTGATCTTCCGGGAGGGGAGGAGGATGCGTACGTCGATGGACTCGGGACGGATCGTCCCCTCGTGGATGCGGCGGACCGGTTCACCGAGGGCCATCATCAGGGTCTCGGCGGTGAGGCAGGCCGCGTCGACGCGGACCTGCGGCTGGGAGAAGGCCGCGCCGAGGCGGGGACCGAGGCCCACCATCGTCGGCTGCGGCTCGTCCCGCGCGGCGTGGGCGGCCTCGGCGACCCTGGGCGGGCTCCCCTTGCTCACGTTGCTCAGCAGCCCGTCCTCCTGCAGGGCGCGCAGCGCCTGACGGACCGTGCCGCGCTCCACGCCGAACTCCTCCGCCAGCTCGGCCTGGGTGGGCAGGCGCTCGCCGGGCCTGAGGTCGCCGCCGCGGATGCGGTCCCGCAGGGCGTCGGCGATCTCCTGGGACGAGAGCTTTCTGCTGCCGTTCACTGCAACGTTCTCCTGGGTCACGACCAAACGCTACAACTCTCACCCATCTTTGGGGAGTTCACGGGAAGGTGGTTATGAACATAGACCAAGTGGGAACCATTTAAACAGAGTTGGTTGCCAACTTGGTCGAGTTGGCGGAAGTTCCGCCTCATCTCGGCTCCCGCCCACCCCAGCCCCTCGGAGGAGGTTCCACCATGCCCGCTGCCATCGCCCTCGTCTCCGCCCTCACCTTCATCGTCTTCCAGCGATTCGTCGAGTGGCGCTTCGGCACGATGGGAGCCGTCGGCCTGCTGTTCCTCACGATCGGGCTGAAGGCGAACAACCACACGTGCAGCTCGATCGGCGCGGTCATCCTCGCGCTGATGTTCACCGGACCCGCGATGTGAAGCGGGAACCCCGCCCTGTGCCGGCCGTCAGCTCGTGAGCAGCAGGTCCGAACTGATGGTCTCCCACAGGGCGTTGAACCACAGGCCGGACTGCTCGACGAAGGTCGTGTCCCGCGGGGCGGCGGCCGCGCTCCGCTCGAACGCGAACAGCGTGGACTGGGTGCCCTCGGCGTCGTACATCTCCAGCTGCTCACTGTCCACTTCGGCCTCCTTCCGCTGGACCGTGTAGTACGCGAACAGCGCCTCCCGGCCGTTGAGGAGGTACAGCTTCACGGGTGGGGTGAAGGGCAGCGCGCGGAACGCGACACGCACGTCTATGCCGTGCGTGGACCGCAGGGCCAGCAGGTTGTGCTTGAGGACCTGCCCCTGGGCGTTGCGATGGGCGAGCCAGCGGCGCTGCAGCCGGCCGTCGACCGAGGCGTCGACCGGGGCCGGGAAGGCGAGCGGGATGTCACGGCTGGGCAGCATCACCCGGACGTCGACCCTGGCCGGATTTATGCGCCCCGCGTGAATCTCGCGCAACGGCTCACCCACGGCGAGCGTGAGGGACACGGACGTCAGGCAGAGGGCGTCGATCTTCACGTGCGGGGCCGCGAAGGCTGCGGATATGCGAGGGGCAAGCTCCACCATCGTGGGCCGCGGCGCCGCGTGCGGTCCGCGGACGGCCGACGCCCCCACGCGTGGGGCGACAGTCGCCGGGCTGCCCTTGGAAACGTTGGTGAGCAGGTGCTCCGACTGCAGGATGCGCAAGGCCTGCCGTACGGCCCCGCGCTCCACGCCGAACTCGTCCGCCAGCTTCGCCTGGGTGGGCATGCGCTGTCCCGGTCGCAGCTCGCCGGACCTGATCCGGCCGCGCAACACGTCGGCCACCTCGCGATGTGACCTCTGGGGCCGCTGTGACGACTTCCGCCCATCGACGGCCGTACGTTCCCGCTCCACGAACAAACACTACAACTTCTCGCCATCTTTGGGCAGTTCGTGGGAAGGTGGTTATGAGACGACTCCAAGCGGAGATAAGTAAGTTGGAGTTGGTCGCCAACTTTCACAACATGGTCTGAATTTCAGAGGGTTGGCGACACCGAGACGGACACCGCGACGGACACCGCGAGCGAAACCGTGAGCGACCGCTGGCGACACCGCGAGCGACACCCGAGACCGACCGATCGACCTCCCCTCCGGAGGGGAGCCGGGAGCTCGACCGGTCCGCACAGCCACAACTGAATGGTTCAGCCACAACTGAATGCGCAGCCACAACCACAACTGAACAGCTACGGATTCCGCACCCACCAGGAAAGGTCTCAGAAGAGGTCCGGGCACCACGGGCGCCTGGACGTCCGCAGTAGGGCGTCGGCCACAAAGGCGGCGCCCTTCCGCTGTTCCCGCACCCGGCCGAGCGCGGTGAGCCGTACGGCCGACTCGTCGCCCAGCCACAGCGCCGCCAGGTCCGCGGCCTCCAGGACGAGGTCCCCGTCCTCACTCGTCGGCACGCAACTCGCCCCGTCCGGGCCCGCGTCCAGCCGATAGCGCCCGCCCGCGAAGCCGTCCCGGTCGACGACCTCCAGCACCAGCGCCGCCCCGGTCCCCGCGTACGTACGGGCCTCCAGCGCCCGTACGACGTCCAGGATCCGCACCCACAGCCAGTCCGCATGGGTGGTGACGCTCACGGCGCGCGGGTCGGGGAAGAAGTGCGGGAGGAGGTCGTCCGGGGCCCGCCAGCCGGACTTGACCTTGGTGATCCAGTCGATCGAGCAGAGGTAGTGCCACAGGGCGCGCTCGGCGGCCGGGGTCGTCGCGATCAGCCAGTTGACGTCGGCCGTGTTCTGCGGCTGCTTCATCTGCCAGGTGTCGTCCGTCTCGTACGAGACCATGCCCTCGATCTCACCGGCCGCCGAGCGGTACACCGCATAGAACGGCTCGGTCCAGGAGGAGCTGGTCCGCAGGTCACCGGTGTTGACCCGCCACCAGCGCTCGTCGCGGTCCACCGCGCCGGGCTGGGCGTGGCGGAGGCGGTCGTGCAGGGCGGGGCCGAGAGCGCGTACGACCGCGCCGTCGACGAGGTCGACCCGGCCGCCGTCCGCCGGGCCGGACCAGCGGGGGTCCAGGCCGGTGCGGGGCACGTCGACGGTCCACTCGGTGGTGCAGGTGGCGGGACCGAAGCCGTAGCGGCCGTAGATCGGGTACTCGGCGGCGATCAGGGTGGCGACGACGTCGCCGCGGTCCTTCGCGGCGACGAGGTCGTGGGCCATCATCCGGGTGAGAATGCCTCGGCGGCGGTGGGTGGGGCTGACCGTGACGTTCGAGATGGCGTCGGCGGGGACGGTCCGGCCGCCGACGACTGTCAGCTCCTGCGGGAAGGAGCGGAAGGTCGCGACGACCTGGGTGGTGTCGGTGGGGGTGAGGGGGGTGCGGGATCGGGACGCGTCGAAGGCGGCGAGGGTGCGGGGTGGGTCCATGTGGGCCGAGCGGTCCTTGAGCTCCTGCTCGGAGAGGGATTCCGGGGCGCGGAGGAAGCCGGTGTTGAGGGCGTTCAGCCAGGCCGGGATCTCGTCCTCGGTGACAGGGCGTACGGCTATGTCGTGGGAGGAGCTCATGGGGCCACGCTAGGGGGTGCTCCGCGGTGTGTCTCGGGGTTTTTCCCGCCCCCGCCGCCCCTGCCCGTCCCTCCTCCAGGGGCCGCGCCCCTTCGACCCCCGGCCGCGGGTTCGTGGGGGCTGGTCGCGCAGTTCCCCGCGCCCCCGGAAGGCGCGGCCCTTCGGGCCTGGCCTTCCAGGGGGTCACCCCGGTCGATCAGATCAGCAGGTCGTCCACCTGGGCCTCGCCCTCGCGGTAGCGGCGGGCGATCTCGGCGCTGCAGTCGTCCGCGGTGCGCTGGAGTCGCTGGCGGCGGCCGGAGATCTGCTGCTCGTGGTGGACGAGACGGGCGAGGCCGGCGGTGAGTTCGTCGTCGGTGCGGGCCTGGAGGTCGGAGAGTTCGACCTCGGCGAGCATCTCGGCGGCGAGCCGGCGGTACTCCTCTCCGTAGGGCGTGCCCACGGTGACGTGGCGGGCCGAGGACCGGTGCCGGGCCGGGGCGTCCGTGAGGATCGCCGAGAGCCGGTCGACGAGCGCCGAGGGCTCCCCCCGGGCCGTGGGGTCCGCCGCGCCGCCCCGGCGGACCAGTTCGGCGCGCAGGATGTCGATACGGCCCTGGAGCAGCCGCCGCAGATAACTGAGATCGGCCTCGTCCCGCTGGGCGTCCCGGCGCAGTGCGCGCAGTTCGGGCAGCCGCAGCCGGGACAGGGCGTGCTCGGCCGGGTCCGGCGGCGGCAGTGGTTCGCTGTCCGTGCGCTGGACCGGTGGCCGGCGGACGCCGGGGCCCGGCCCCGGATTGGTACGGGTGAACGTCGCAGTCCCCGGGGGCTGCCCTGTACTCGATGTGCTCATGCGCCTCAACCGTCCCCTCGACCGGTGTGTGTGAGCATGGTGCCACTCCGAGTGGCCGCTATGTGACCGAGTCCCCGCGATCCACCCCAGATGGTCGGTAATGGATCAATGAGAAAGACCGGGCAAAGCGCTCTTCAAACCCTCGTGATCACAAACCCCCCGTAAGGGGGACCCCCTTGCACGCGGCCGATGGACGTCGGCGGCATGATGGTCGGCATGCGTGCGGTGGTGCAGAGGGTCGACGGCGCGAGCGTCGTCGTGGACGGTGAGACGGTCGGTGCGATCGAGGGCGAGGGGTTGTGTGTCCTCGTGGGGGTGACGCACGACGACACCAAGGAGAAGGCGGCGCAGCTGGCCCGCAAACTGTGGTCGGTGCGGATGCTGCACGACGAGAAGTCGTGCGGCGATGTGGACGCGCCACTGCTGGTGATCAGCCAGTTCACCCTGTACGGCGACGCCCGCAAGGGCCGCCGGCCCACCTGGAACGCGGCGGCGCCCGGCGATGTCGCCGAGCCCTTGGTGGAGGAGGTCGTCGCACAGCTGCGGTCGCTGGGGGCGACGGTGGCGACCGGGCGGTTCGGGGCGCAGATGCGGGTCACGCTGACCAATGACGGGCCGTTCACGGTGCTGCTGGAGATGTGAGACGCCGGGCGCCTCCCGCCGGCCGGCGGGAGGGGGGCGCAACCCGGCGCTCACGGGGTGCCACCGCTACGGCTCGACCACGGTCTCCTGTGCCGCTGCCGTCGTGTCGGCCATGAGCCTCGCGTCCACCGGTACGTTGCGCTTGATCAGGGCGAGGGCCACCGGGCCCAGTTCGTGGTGGCGGGCCGAGGTCGTGATGAAGCCGAGCTTGCGGCCGTCGGGGCCGTCGTCCGCGAGGCGGATCTCCGCGCCGCGCGGCGGGAGGTGGACCTCGCTGCCGTCGAGGTGGAGGAAGACCAGGCGACGCGGGGGCTTGCCGAGGTTCTGGACGCGGGCGACGGTCTCCTGGCCCCGGTAGCAGCCCTTCTGCAGGTGCACCGCCGTACCGATCCAGCCCAGCTCGTGCGGGATGGTGCGGTGGTCGGTCTCGAAGCCGAGGCGGGGGCGGTGGTGCTCGACGCGCAGCGCCTCGTACGCGAGGAGACCCACCGCGGGGGCGGTCTTCTCCGCGTACGACTCCAGGTCCGTACGCGGAAGGAACAGATCACGGCCGTACGGCGTCTCGCGGACCACCGTGCCCTCCGGGATCTCGGCGATCGAACCGGCCGGGAGGTGGACGACCGCGAAGTCGCCCGTCCGGTCGGCTACTTCGACCCGGTAGAAGAACTTCATCGACTCCAGGTACGCGAGCAGCGCCTCCTGGGTGCCGGGCTCGACGTGGGCCCAGACGGTCGCGCCGTCGTCGACCAGGTACAGCGCGTGCTCGATGTGGCCGTTGGCGGAGAGGATCAGCGCCTCGGTGGCCTCGCCCGTGGGGAGTTCGCTGACGTGCTGGGTGAGGAGCAGGTGCAGCCAGCTGAGCCGGTCATCGCCGGTGACGGCGAGGACGCCCCGATGGGAGAGGTCGACGAATCCGGTGCCGTCGGCGAGGGCACGCTGTTCGCGGAACAGGTCCCCGTAGTGGGCGGCGACACCTTCGTCCACCCCCTCGCCGGAGACGGCGCCGGGCAGGGACAGCAGAGGGCTCTTCATACGCCTAAGCCTACGACTCGGTAGTTGAACTCTTGGCAGTTGAGTTCTTGGTGCCTGAAGCCTTGCGGGCACAGTCCTGGCAGCGGCCGAAGATCGCGAAGTGCTTCATGTCGGTGTCGAAGCCGAACGTCTCACGCAGCTTGGCCGTGAAGTCCGCCGCCACCGACACATCCGCCTCGATCACGTTCCCGCAGTCCCGGCAGACGAGGTGGATGTGGTGGTGCCGGTCGGCCAGGTGGTACGTCGGCGCCCCGTGCCCCAGAT
Proteins encoded:
- a CDS encoding Fur family transcriptional regulator, with the protein product MVSTDWKSDLRQRGYRLTPQRQLVLEAVDTLEHATPDDILVEVRKTASGVNISTVYRTLELLEELGLVSHAHLGHGAPTYHLADRHHHIHLVCRDCGNVIEADVSVAADFTAKLRETFGFDTDMKHFAIFGRCQDCARKASGTKNSTAKSSTTES
- a CDS encoding RsiG family protein yields the protein MSTSSTGQPPGTATFTRTNPGPGPGVRRPPVQRTDSEPLPPPDPAEHALSRLRLPELRALRRDAQRDEADLSYLRRLLQGRIDILRAELVRRGGAADPTARGEPSALVDRLSAILTDAPARHRSSARHVTVGTPYGEEYRRLAAEMLAEVELSDLQARTDDELTAGLARLVHHEQQISGRRQRLQRTADDCSAEIARRYREGEAQVDDLLI
- the dtd gene encoding D-aminoacyl-tRNA deacylase, translated to MRAVVQRVDGASVVVDGETVGAIEGEGLCVLVGVTHDDTKEKAAQLARKLWSVRMLHDEKSCGDVDAPLLVISQFTLYGDARKGRRPTWNAAAPGDVAEPLVEEVVAQLRSLGATVATGRFGAQMRVTLTNDGPFTVLLEM
- the ygfZ gene encoding CAF17-like 4Fe-4S cluster assembly/insertion protein YgfZ; this translates as MKSPLLSLPGAVSGEGVDEGVAAHYGDLFREQRALADGTGFVDLSHRGVLAVTGDDRLSWLHLLLTQHVSELPTGEATEALILSANGHIEHALYLVDDGATVWAHVEPGTQEALLAYLESMKFFYRVEVADRTGDFAVVHLPAGSIAEIPEGTVVRETPYGRDLFLPRTDLESYAEKTAPAVGLLAYEALRVEHHRPRLGFETDHRTIPHELGWIGTAVHLQKGCYRGQETVARVQNLGKPPRRLVFLHLDGSEVHLPPRGAEIRLADDGPDGRKLGFITTSARHHELGPVALALIKRNVPVDARLMADTTAAAQETVVEP
- a CDS encoding GNAT family N-acetyltransferase, with translation MSSSHDIAVRPVTEDEIPAWLNALNTGFLRAPESLSEQELKDRSAHMDPPRTLAAFDASRSRTPLTPTDTTQVVATFRSFPQELTVVGGRTVPADAISNVTVSPTHRRRGILTRMMAHDLVAAKDRGDVVATLIAAEYPIYGRYGFGPATCTTEWTVDVPRTGLDPRWSGPADGGRVDLVDGAVVRALGPALHDRLRHAQPGAVDRDERWWRVNTGDLRTSSSWTEPFYAVYRSAAGEIEGMVSYETDDTWQMKQPQNTADVNWLIATTPAAERALWHYLCSIDWITKVKSGWRAPDDLLPHFFPDPRAVSVTTHADWLWVRILDVVRALEARTYAGTGAALVLEVVDRDGFAGGRYRLDAGPDGASCVPTSEDGDLVLEAADLAALWLGDESAVRLTALGRVREQRKGAAFVADALLRTSRRPWCPDLF